In the genome of Streptomyces sp. NBC_00190, one region contains:
- a CDS encoding cobalamin-binding protein: MRIVSLLPAATDIVVDLGLAGDLVGRTHECDWPAEVIGSVPVVTGAEFAADTLTSREISDAVGGAAHSGSSLYTLDAEALADLAPDVILTQDLCDVCAVSYQGVSEAVRVRGGPGPRVLSLEPRTLDDVLDCLVTVGELLGVRDRAERRRAELRERLAHVARLTKDLPRPRVAAIEWLDPLWPAGHWVPEQIVAAGGETLLASPGEHTRPVTWEALRAARPDVALVLPCGFSPERTLLEMDLLTSLPGWADLPAARAGQVWVLDGPAYFNRPGPRVIRGAEVLAHVLHGVRAGEPVTEREARRSGTP; encoded by the coding sequence ATGCGCATCGTCTCTCTGCTGCCCGCGGCCACCGACATCGTGGTCGACCTCGGTCTGGCCGGTGACCTGGTCGGCCGTACCCACGAGTGCGACTGGCCGGCCGAGGTGATCGGCTCGGTCCCGGTCGTCACGGGCGCGGAGTTCGCCGCCGACACGCTCACCAGCCGGGAGATCTCCGACGCGGTCGGGGGCGCCGCCCACTCCGGCTCCTCGCTCTACACCCTGGACGCCGAGGCGCTGGCGGACCTCGCCCCGGACGTCATCCTCACGCAGGACCTGTGCGACGTCTGCGCCGTGTCGTACCAGGGCGTGTCCGAGGCCGTACGCGTTCGCGGCGGCCCCGGGCCACGGGTGCTGAGCCTGGAACCGCGCACGCTGGACGACGTACTGGACTGCCTGGTCACCGTGGGCGAACTGCTCGGCGTGCGGGACCGGGCCGAGCGGCGGCGAGCCGAACTGCGGGAACGCCTGGCGCACGTGGCGCGCCTGACGAAGGACCTGCCCCGTCCCCGGGTGGCCGCCATCGAATGGCTCGATCCCCTGTGGCCGGCCGGGCACTGGGTGCCCGAGCAGATCGTCGCCGCGGGCGGGGAGACCCTGCTCGCCTCGCCCGGCGAGCACACCAGGCCGGTCACCTGGGAGGCGCTGCGCGCGGCCCGCCCCGATGTCGCGCTCGTCCTTCCGTGCGGGTTCTCCCCCGAACGCACCCTGCTCGAGATGGATCTCCTGACCTCGCTCCCCGGCTGGGCGGACCTGCCGGCCGCACGCGCGGGTCAGGTGTGGGTGCTGGACGGGCCCGCGTACTTCAACCGGCCGGGTCCTCGGGTGATCCGGGGCGCGGAGGTGCTGGCGCACGTCCTGCACGGGGTCAGGGCCGGGGAGCCGGTGACGGAGCGGGAGGCCAGGCGGTCGGGCACGCCGTAG
- a CDS encoding short-chain fatty acyl-CoA regulator family protein, producing MSKTYAGTRLRRLREERRMSQAELARVLGISPSYLNQMEHDSRPLTVPVLLRLTEAFGVDPGFFSERDTSRLVADLREALAGEVAEARVSPSDLAELASRMPAVAQVLLDLGRRGQVLAERLSDAAESRDAAAGAPRSPHEEIREFFYRRQNYLHDTDLAAESLAREIGIRPGDVLRALARRLTERHQVRVTSTTDLLHHYDPAARVLRLSARLRPGQQAFRMATQLALLEYGDELDRLAAEDFPVGSTEHALARIGIANYFAAGLILPYTAFHAAAEEYRYDIERLTDHFGLGYETVCHRLSTLQRPRLRGVPFSFVRVDRAGNMSKRQSATGFHFSRAGGTCPLWNVYEAFAAPGRIHVQIAAMPDGGRYLWTARAVTRHRGGWGEPGKTFAIGLGCEIRHAARLVYSDGLDLDNTAAATPIGMGCRLCERLDCPQRAVPPLGRPLAVDENSSAFVPYRIVDEARDSAYRSRGR from the coding sequence GTGAGCAAGACGTACGCGGGAACACGGCTGAGGCGGCTGCGCGAGGAGCGGCGGATGAGCCAGGCGGAACTGGCCCGGGTCCTCGGCATCTCACCCAGCTACCTCAACCAGATGGAGCACGACTCGAGGCCGCTGACCGTGCCGGTGCTGCTCCGCCTGACCGAGGCCTTCGGAGTCGACCCCGGCTTCTTCTCGGAACGCGACACCAGCCGCCTGGTGGCGGACCTGCGCGAAGCCCTCGCGGGTGAGGTCGCCGAGGCCCGTGTGTCCCCTTCGGACCTCGCGGAACTCGCCTCGCGGATGCCCGCCGTGGCGCAGGTCCTCCTGGACCTCGGCCGACGCGGCCAGGTGCTCGCCGAGCGGCTCTCGGACGCCGCGGAGAGCAGGGACGCCGCCGCGGGCGCGCCCCGCTCCCCGCACGAGGAGATCCGGGAGTTCTTCTACCGCCGCCAGAACTACCTGCACGACACGGACCTCGCCGCCGAGAGCCTCGCCCGCGAGATCGGCATCCGCCCGGGCGACGTCCTGCGGGCACTCGCCCGGCGGCTCACGGAGCGCCATCAGGTGCGGGTCACCTCTACCACCGACCTGCTCCACCACTACGACCCCGCTGCCCGCGTCCTGCGTCTCTCGGCCCGGCTGCGTCCCGGCCAGCAGGCATTCCGCATGGCCACCCAACTGGCCTTGCTGGAGTACGGCGACGAGCTGGACCGGCTGGCCGCCGAGGACTTCCCGGTCGGCTCCACCGAGCACGCCCTGGCGCGGATCGGGATCGCCAACTACTTCGCCGCCGGGCTGATCCTCCCGTACACCGCCTTCCACGCGGCCGCCGAGGAGTACCGGTACGACATCGAACGCCTCACGGATCACTTCGGCCTCGGCTACGAGACCGTCTGCCACCGCCTGAGCACGCTCCAGCGGCCCCGGCTGCGCGGCGTCCCGTTCTCCTTCGTCCGGGTGGACCGGGCAGGCAACATGTCCAAGCGGCAGTCGGCCACCGGCTTCCACTTCTCCCGCGCGGGCGGCACCTGCCCGCTGTGGAACGTGTACGAGGCCTTCGCCGCGCCCGGCCGCATCCACGTCCAGATCGCCGCCATGCCCGACGGCGGGCGGTACCTGTGGACGGCCCGCGCCGTCACCCGCCACCGCGGCGGCTGGGGCGAACCCGGCAAGACCTTCGCCATCGGGCTGGGCTGCGAGATCCGGCACGCGGCCCGCCTCGTCTACTCCGACGGACTCGACCTCGACAACACCGCCGCCGCCACCCCGATCGGCATGGGATGCCGCCTGTGCGAACGGCTCGACTGCCCCCAGCGAGCGGTGCCTCCGCTCGGCCGGCCCCTGGCCGTGGACGAGAACTCCAGCGCCTTCGTCCCGTACCGGATCGTCGACGAAGCCCGCGACAGCGCTTACCGGTCCCGGGGCCGGTGA
- the aceA gene encoding isocitrate lyase — MAQAETTTAAAADLARRWATEPRWAGIERTYTPEDVVRLSGSVREEHTLARRGAERLWRQLHEQDYVHALGALTGGQAVQQVRAGLQAIYLSGWQVAADANQAGHTYPDQSLYPVNSVPQVVRRINNALLRADQIATAEGGTDRTDWLAPIVADAEAGFGGPLNAFELTKAMIAAGAAGIHYEDQLASEKKCGHLGGKVLVPTSQHIRTLNAARLAADIADTPTLIIARTDALAATLLTSDVDERDAEFCTGERTAEGFYHVRNGMAPVIARGLAYAPYADLIWVETGTPDLAQAREFAEAIHARHPDQMLAYNCSPSFNWKAALDDDQIAKFQRELGAMGYRFQFITLAGFHSLNHGMFDLARGYAEHGMTAYVDLQEREFAAQAQGFTAVKHQREVGTGYFDLVSTAVNPASSTTALAGSTEEEQFH, encoded by the coding sequence ATGGCTCAGGCAGAGACGACAACGGCAGCAGCAGCGGACCTCGCGCGGCGGTGGGCGACCGAACCCCGCTGGGCGGGCATCGAGCGCACGTACACCCCCGAGGACGTGGTCCGGCTCTCCGGCAGCGTCCGCGAGGAGCACACCCTCGCCCGCCGCGGTGCCGAACGGCTCTGGCGGCAGCTGCACGAGCAGGACTACGTCCACGCCCTCGGCGCGCTCACCGGCGGTCAGGCCGTCCAGCAAGTCAGGGCCGGGCTCCAGGCCATCTACCTGTCCGGCTGGCAGGTCGCCGCCGATGCCAACCAGGCCGGGCACACCTACCCCGACCAGAGCCTCTACCCGGTCAACTCGGTTCCCCAGGTGGTGCGCAGGATCAACAACGCCCTGCTGCGCGCCGACCAGATCGCCACCGCCGAGGGCGGCACGGACCGCACCGACTGGCTGGCTCCGATCGTCGCGGACGCCGAGGCCGGCTTCGGCGGCCCGCTCAACGCCTTCGAGCTGACCAAGGCGATGATCGCGGCAGGTGCGGCAGGCATCCACTACGAGGACCAGCTCGCCTCCGAGAAGAAATGCGGCCACCTCGGCGGCAAGGTCCTGGTGCCGACCTCCCAGCACATCCGCACCCTCAACGCCGCCCGCCTCGCCGCCGACATCGCCGACACCCCGACGCTGATCATCGCCCGCACCGACGCCCTCGCCGCCACCCTGCTGACCAGCGATGTCGACGAGCGCGACGCCGAGTTCTGCACCGGGGAGCGCACCGCCGAGGGTTTCTACCACGTCCGCAACGGCATGGCCCCGGTCATCGCCCGCGGGCTCGCGTACGCCCCGTACGCCGACCTGATCTGGGTCGAGACCGGTACGCCGGACCTCGCCCAGGCCCGCGAGTTCGCCGAGGCGATCCACGCCCGGCACCCGGACCAGATGCTCGCCTACAACTGCTCGCCGTCCTTCAACTGGAAGGCGGCCCTGGACGACGACCAGATCGCCAAGTTCCAGCGGGAGCTGGGCGCCATGGGCTACCGGTTCCAGTTCATCACCCTGGCCGGCTTCCACTCCCTCAACCACGGCATGTTCGACCTCGCCCGCGGCTACGCCGAGCACGGCATGACCGCCTACGTCGACCTGCAGGAGCGTGAATTCGCCGCGCAGGCCCAGGGGTTCACCGCCGTCAAGCACCAGCGCGAGGTCGGCACGGGCTACTTCGACCTCGTCTCCACCGCGGTCAACCCCGCCTCCTCCACCACCGCGCTCGCGGGCTCCACCGAGGAGGAGCAGTTCCACTAA
- the aceB gene encoding malate synthase A yields MSTHALTRRVQVLGAPGDRYEEILTPEALEFIGRLDTAFGERRPELLKERRRRSAKLASGTPLDFSVATSPVRADPHWRVAAPAPGLTDRRVEITGPPDRRMTVNALNSGARVWMADFEDATAPTWDNIIGGQLNLRDAIDRRIDFTAPGGKEYRLGRDLATIVVRPRGWHLLEEHLEIDGRPVSASLVDFGLYFFHCAQRQIDAGYGPYFYLPKLENRYEARLWNDVFVLAQELLGIPRGTVRATVLIETVTAAFEMEEILYELREHSAGLNAGRWDYLFSLIKTFAHRSDFLLPDRAKVTMTAPFMRAYTELLVRTCHKRGAHAVGGMAAHVPSRDTAANEAALARVRLDKEREAEAGFDGSWVAHPGLVPVCRDVFDAVLGDRPHQLDRTRDDVAVQASDLLSVRRISGPPTPEGVRADVAVALRYFDAWLRGHGAVALNGLMEDAATAEIARVQLWQWVRHGAITREDVLGLLDTECAALAGEQPGALVAEARRVLEETALGLTLPPFFTTAAYTRHLVRRTEAARS; encoded by the coding sequence ATGTCCACCCACGCACTGACCCGCCGTGTCCAGGTCCTCGGAGCACCGGGCGACCGTTACGAGGAGATCCTCACCCCCGAGGCGCTGGAGTTCATCGGCCGTCTCGACACCGCCTTCGGCGAGCGCCGGCCGGAGCTCCTCAAGGAGCGACGGCGCCGGTCGGCCAAGCTGGCCTCGGGCACTCCGCTCGACTTCTCCGTCGCCACCTCGCCCGTCCGTGCCGACCCGCATTGGCGGGTGGCCGCGCCCGCTCCCGGACTGACCGACCGCCGGGTCGAGATCACCGGCCCGCCCGACCGGCGGATGACGGTCAACGCCCTCAACTCCGGCGCGCGGGTGTGGATGGCCGACTTCGAGGACGCCACCGCCCCCACCTGGGACAACATCATCGGCGGCCAGCTGAACCTGCGTGACGCGATCGACCGGCGCATCGACTTCACCGCGCCCGGGGGCAAGGAGTACCGGCTCGGGAGGGACCTCGCCACGATCGTGGTCCGCCCCCGCGGCTGGCACCTCCTCGAAGAGCACCTGGAGATCGACGGCCGCCCGGTCTCCGCCTCGCTCGTCGACTTCGGCCTGTACTTCTTCCACTGCGCCCAGCGGCAGATCGACGCCGGGTACGGCCCGTACTTCTACCTTCCCAAGCTGGAGAACCGCTACGAGGCCCGCCTCTGGAACGACGTCTTCGTCCTCGCCCAGGAGCTCCTCGGCATCCCCCGCGGCACCGTGCGGGCCACCGTACTCATCGAGACGGTCACCGCCGCCTTCGAGATGGAGGAGATCCTCTACGAGCTGCGCGAGCACAGCGCCGGCCTGAACGCGGGCCGCTGGGACTACCTCTTCAGCCTGATCAAGACCTTCGCCCACCGCTCCGACTTCCTGCTCCCCGACCGGGCCAAGGTCACCATGACCGCCCCCTTCATGCGGGCGTACACCGAACTCCTCGTCCGCACCTGTCACAAGCGCGGCGCCCACGCCGTCGGAGGCATGGCCGCCCACGTCCCCAGCAGGGATACGGCGGCCAACGAGGCCGCATTGGCCCGGGTCCGGCTGGACAAGGAGCGGGAGGCCGAGGCCGGCTTCGACGGGTCCTGGGTCGCGCACCCGGGCCTCGTGCCCGTCTGCCGGGACGTCTTCGACGCGGTCCTCGGCGACCGGCCGCACCAGTTGGACCGCACCCGCGACGATGTCGCCGTCCAGGCTTCCGATCTGCTCTCGGTGCGCCGGATCAGCGGCCCGCCGACACCGGAAGGCGTACGCGCCGATGTCGCCGTGGCGCTGCGGTACTTCGACGCCTGGCTGCGCGGGCACGGCGCGGTCGCCCTGAACGGGCTGATGGAGGACGCGGCCACGGCCGAGATCGCCCGCGTGCAGCTCTGGCAGTGGGTGCGCCACGGCGCCATCACCCGCGAGGACGTCCTCGGCCTCCTCGACACCGAGTGCGCCGCTCTCGCCGGGGAACAGCCCGGCGCCCTGGTGGCCGAGGCGCGCCGGGTCCTGGAGGAGACCGCGCTCGGCCTCACCCTGCCGCCCTTCTTCACCACCGCCGCCTACACCCGCCACCTCGTCCGCCGTACGGAGGCCGCCCGCTCATGA